The sequence below is a genomic window from Streptomyces sp. NBC_00582.
TGCTGGTACGCGCCCTGAGGCACGGGCTGCCGCACCGGCTCGTACGCCGGCGGGGGCGGCCACTCCGGGTTGACGGGGGAGGAAGCGTGCTGCTGGGCGCCCTGGTAAGGGGTGTCGAAGTTCTCGTACTCGCCGCTGCGGCGGATGCTCTCGGTCATGGAAAGAAGCTTGTCCCGCGACCATGAGAGCTCCCTGAGTGCTCCCTGAGAAGGCCGCCAGAACCTCGTATGCCCGATATAAAGCGGGAACAGGCAGCCGGCGCGGGTCTCTCAGAGACCTCTCATACTCCTCAGGCGCAGCCGCAGGAGCGCCTGGTCACCAGGCGGGACGGGAACTGCTTGAGGCGTTCCCGGCGGGTGCCCGTCACGCGGACGCCGTCGTCCAGGACCAGGTCCACCGCCGCGCGGGCCATCGCCGAGCGGTCCGAAGCGATCGTTGTCATGGGCGGGTCGGCGAGGGCGGCTTCCTTGATGTCGTCGAAGCCGATGACGGCCAGCTCGCCGGGTACGTCGATGCGCAGCTCGCGGGCCGCGCGCAGCAGGCCGATCGCCTGGTCGTCGGTGGAGCAGAAGATCGCGGGCGGCCGGTCGGGGCCGGAGAGCAGATCCAGGGCGACGCGGTAGGCGTCGTAGCGGTTGTACGGCGCCTCGAACAGCCGGCCCTCGGTGCTGATGCCGGCCTCGGCCATGGCCTGCCGCCAGCCCTCGACGTGGTCGGAGACCGGGTCGCCGACGGAGGGGGTCTCGGCGGTGCCGCCCATGCAGGCGACGTAGGGGTAGCCGTGCTCCAGGAGGTGCCGGACGGCGATCCGGGCGCCGCCCAGGTCGTCGGTGACGACGGCGACGTCGTCGATCGCCTCGGGCCGCTCGTGCAGCAGCACCACCCGGGCGTCCCAGGCCTCGATCTCGGCGGCGGCCAGGTCGTTGAGCGCGTGGCTGACGAGGATCAGCCCGGAGACCCGCATCCCGAGGAACGCCCGCAGATAGTGGACCTCGCGCTCGGCGACGTAGTCGGTGTTGCCGACGAGGACCATCTTGCCGCGCTCGGAGGCGGCCTGCTCGACCGCGTGTGCCATCTCGCCGAAGAAGGGCTGACGGGCGTCCGGGATGATCAGGCCTATGAGGTCCGTGCGCCGGGACGCCATCGCCTGGGCGACCCGGTCGGGCCGGTACCCCAGTTCCTTGATCGCGGCGAGGACACGCTCGCGCGTGGCCGGGGCGACCGGCCGGGGTCCGTTGTTGATGACGTAGCTGACGACGGCGGTGGAGGTCCCCGCCAGTCGTGCGACGTCGTCCCGAGTCACCTTGGCCACGCGCGGAGTCTACGCGGATGGACCCGCTCTGGGCAGGGCGTACGTCACGTCCCTGTGCGGAAGCGATGCCTCCGCCGAGCGGATCCGGGCCGGTACCGATGGGTAACCGAACGGTACCGGCGAGTACTACACGTCCGCCGCGACCTCTTCGGCGTCCATGGCGTCCGCGTTGTCCGAATCATCCGCGTTTACCCGACCGGCCTTGGCCTTCGCGTCGTCACCACCACGCTCAGCCTTCTCAGGCGTAACGAATCGATAACCCACGTTCCGGACGGTGCCGATCAGCGACTCGTGCTCCGGCCCGAGCTTGGCGCGGAGCCGTCGTACGTGCACATCGACGGTACGGGTGCCACCGAAGTAGTCGTATCCCCACACCTCCTGGAGGAGCTGTGCGCGCGTGAACACCCGGCCGGGGTGCTGCGCCAGGTATTTCAGCAGCTCGAACTCCTTGAAGGTCAGGTCGAGGACCCGACCCTTCAGCTTCGCGCTGTACGTCGCCTCGTCCACCGACAGATCGCCGTTGCGGATCTCCATCGGGGAGTCGTCGGCGACGATCTGCTGCCGGCCCATGGCGAGCCGCAGCCGGGCCTCCACCTCCGCCGGGCCGGCGGTGTCGAGGAGGACGTCGTCGATGCCCCAGTCGGCGGTGACGGCGGCGAGGCCGCCCTCGGTGACGACGAGGATCAGCGGACAGCCCGGGCCGGTCGAGCGCAGCAGCTGGCACAGGCTGCGCACCTGCGGCAGGTCCCGGCGGCCGTCGATCAGGATGACGTCGGCGCCGGGGGTGTCGACGAGCGCGGGTCCTTCCGCCGGTGCCACGCGCACGTTGTGCAGCAGCAGGCCGAGGGCCGGCAGCACTTCTGTCGAGGGCTGGAGGGCATTGGTCAGGAGCAGCAGAGAACTCATACGTCTGGTTCCTCCTCGGTCCCTGCGAGGACATGGGTGCAGTACGGCACTGCTCTGCGATCCCGAAGGCCCCGTACACCGGCGGTCACCTGTAGTTTCCCGCTTCGTATACAACGCTTCCGAAAGCACAAAAGGACCCGGGGGCTACGCTGCCCGAGTCCTCTGCCCAGCAGAATAGCCCACATGAGCAACAGCGGGGCAGGTCATGTGGCGCGTTCCACCGTTCGTCCGAACTGCGAGACGGGCACCCGCACACCTTTGCGGACGTTTCTGCCCACCGTCGACGGTATTCCGATCGATTCCGTATACAACCCGGGAGCGGTCGTATACAACGGTTCGCCGTCATCCGGTGTTCACCCCGTGTTCGTGATCGCGCACGGCTTCACCGGCGACGCCGACCGCCCGCACGTCCGCCGGGTGGCGGACGCCTTCGCGCGGTACGGGGCCGTCGTCACCTTCTCCTTCCGCGGCCACGGACGCTCCGGCGGGCGTTCGACGGTCGGCGACAAGGAGGTGCTGGACCTCGAGGCCGCCGTGGAGTGGGCCCGCTCGCTCGGGCACACGCGTGTGGTGACCGTCGGCTTCTCCATGGGCGGCTCGGTCGTGCTCCGGCACGCGGCCCTGCACAAGGGGGTGGACGCCGTCGTCTCCGTCAGCGCGCCCGCCCGCTGGTACTACCGGGGCACCGTCCCGATGCGCCGGGTGCACTGGCTGATCACCCGTCCCGAGGGCCGGCTGCTCGGCCGCTGGGGCTTCCGCACCCGGATCCACCACCGTGACTGGGACCCCATACCCCTGTCTCCGACCGAGGCGGTCCCGGGGATCGCGCCCGTGCCGCTGCTGATCGTCCACGGCGACCGCGACGGCTACTTCCCCCTCGACCATCCCCGGATGCTCGCGGAGGCCGCCGGTGAGCACGGCGAACTCTGGCTGGAACCCGGCATGGGCCACGCCGAACACGCGGCCGACGACACCCTGCTGGCCCGGATCGGGGACTGGGCGGTGGCACGGGCGGGCTAGCCTGAACCATACGAATCGATCGAACACAACCGATCCGAGAAGGAACGCGAATGCCAAAGGTCACGGTGCGCTACTGGGCGGCCGCGAAGGCCGCGGCGGGGGTCGACGAGGAGCCGTTCGACGCGGACACCCTCGCCGACGCCCTCGACGCCGCGCGTGCGCGACACCCCGGCGAACTCGTGCGTGTGCTGCGGCGGTGCTCGTTCCTGATCGACGGTGATCCCGTGGGCACCCGCGCACATGAGACGGTACGGCTGGCCGACGGCGGCACGGTCGAGGTGCTCCCGCCGTTCGCAGGAGGGTGAGGATGACCGACCAGCAGCCGTATCAGCAGTACCCCGGGTACGAGGGGTACGACCAGCAGGGCTGGCCCGCGCAGCAGCAGGGGTACGAGGATCCGCAGGCGCACCTTCAGTACACGCAGCAGTGGCAGGGGCAGACCTGGGAAACCAGCGTGCAGCCGCCGGTCACCGCGAACCCGGCGTATCCGGCACCCGGTGCCGGTGCCGTGAACCCCGGTTACCCGGCGCCCGGTGCTGTTGCCGGTGCCGGTGCCGTGAACCCCGGCTACCCGGCGCCCGGTGCTGCGGGCCTTGCCCACCCCTCCGGCCCCGGCGGGACGACTGCCCAAGGCGGCGTTGCGCCCGGTGAGGCCCCCTCCTACGGGCCCGCCACCCTCGCCGGGAACGCACGGATCACCGATGCCCAGCGGGCCCGGCTCGAGGGGCGTTCGCCGGTCATCGAGCCCGGGATGCAGCCCGCCGCGCTCACCGCGCTGCTCGGGCTGCTGCTGTCCGGCGCGGCGGCCGTCGGGGAGTTCGCCCTGCTCGTGCCGCTCGTCCTCCTTCAGGCCGTGACGGCGGCGGGCTGGTTCCGGCTGAACGGCATGTGGCCGGCCCGGCAGGGCATCGCGCTCGCCTTCCTCGGCGCGCTCGTCTCGGACGCGGCGCTGCTCGTCGCCGGCCGGGAGAACGCGCCCGCCGCGATCCTCGGCACGCTGGGCGTCTGGGTGCTGCTCTGCCTGGTCCTCCAGCTCCGCTCGCACGCCGACCCCGACGAGCGGATGTACGGCCTGATGGCCACCGTCGCCTCCGCCGCGCTGGCGATCCTCGCGACCGGCCACCTCGGCGCGGATCCCGACGCGGTGACCGTGGGCACCGCGGCCGTCGCGGTCGCCGTCCTGGCCCGCGCCCTGCCGCTGCCGACCCCGGCCTCCGTCGTCGTGTCCCTGCTCGCCGCCGCGGGCGCGGGCATCGCCGTCGGCGGGATGACCGGGATGGGCGCCCAGGGCGCGCTGCTCGGCGCCGGCGCCGCGGGGTGCGCGCTGATCGGCCACCGGGTCGCCAGTTACGACTACCCCTCCCGCTTCGTCCACTTCACGGCGGGCGTCGCCCTGCCGCTCGCGGCCTCCGCCCCGGCGGTGTACGTGCTGGGGCGGGCCCTCGGGTAGTAGTCGGGGGAGGCTTGTCACAGCCGATCGACAATTGCGGGGATCCTGTTGTCCCCAGGGTTACGGTGGGCGGAAAGCGACCGGAACCCGGGGGACATCTTCATGCGAGCGCTCCGAATACTGCTGATCCTCGTCGTCGTGCTCGGCGGCCTGTTCGTCCTCGCGGACCGTCTGGCCGTCCACTTCGCCGAGGGTGAGGCCGCGGACAAGCTGAAGACCACCGAGGGCCTCGCGACCACCCCGGACGTGTCCATCAAGGGCTTCCCCTTCCTCACCCAGCTGGCCGGCGGCTCGCTGGACGACGTCGAGGTCGGCATGAAGGACTACGAGGCCGACACGGGCACCAACGGCGGGACCATCCGCATCGACGACCTCAAGGCCGACATGAAGGGCGTCGAGTTCTCCGGCGACTACAGCTCCGCCACCGCCACCACGGCCTCCGGTACGGCGTCCATCGCCTACGACGAGCTGCTGAAGACCGCCAAGTCCGAGGAGACCCGGGTCGCGCCCGGCCTCACCGCCAAGGTCATCGGGCTGTCCGACGGGGGCGGCGGCAAGATCAAGGTCACCGTGGAGGCGACCGTCCTGGGCGTGAAGCTGAAGGAGCCCGTCTCGGTGCTGAGCACGGTCGCCGTCGAGGGCGACACCGTGCGGGTGCACGCCGACTCGCTGCCCGACTTCCGCGGGGTGACGGCCGCCGAGAACGAGGTCCGCACCGTCACCGACTTCCAGCAGAAGATCGAGGGGCTGCCCGGCGGTATCCAGCTCGACAGGGTGCAGGCGGGGAAGAACGGTGTGGAGATCACCGTGAAGGGTTCGAACGTCCGTCTTGCGGGGTAATACCCCTCCGGCCGCGCGGGCGCACCCCCGGTGCCGCACACCCCCTGTCCGACAGGCGAGACGCCGCCGTCCGTACCGTAGATGTGACGACGGCTACCCGGGCCCGGAAGTCCGCCCGGGCGGCCCGGGCTGTGCTTCCGTCTCGAAATCCGGACGATCGCATCTCACCATCCGGCCCACTGGTGACACGCCCGCCTGTGCGTCCCTACGATCGACCGCATGATGAAGCGACAGGCGGATCTCACGAAGCGGCGGGCAGTCGACCT
It includes:
- a CDS encoding alpha/beta hydrolase; the protein is MSNSGAGHVARSTVRPNCETGTRTPLRTFLPTVDGIPIDSVYNPGAVVYNGSPSSGVHPVFVIAHGFTGDADRPHVRRVADAFARYGAVVTFSFRGHGRSGGRSTVGDKEVLDLEAAVEWARSLGHTRVVTVGFSMGGSVVLRHAALHKGVDAVVSVSAPARWYYRGTVPMRRVHWLITRPEGRLLGRWGFRTRIHHRDWDPIPLSPTEAVPGIAPVPLLIVHGDRDGYFPLDHPRMLAEAAGEHGELWLEPGMGHAEHAADDTLLARIGDWAVARAG
- a CDS encoding winged helix-turn-helix transcriptional regulator; the encoded protein is MSSLLLLTNALQPSTEVLPALGLLLHNVRVAPAEGPALVDTPGADVILIDGRRDLPQVRSLCQLLRSTGPGCPLILVVTEGGLAAVTADWGIDDVLLDTAGPAEVEARLRLAMGRQQIVADDSPMEIRNGDLSVDEATYSAKLKGRVLDLTFKEFELLKYLAQHPGRVFTRAQLLQEVWGYDYFGGTRTVDVHVRRLRAKLGPEHESLIGTVRNVGYRFVTPEKAERGGDDAKAKAGRVNADDSDNADAMDAEEVAADV
- a CDS encoding LacI family DNA-binding transcriptional regulator, producing MAKVTRDDVARLAGTSTAVVSYVINNGPRPVAPATRERVLAAIKELGYRPDRVAQAMASRRTDLIGLIIPDARQPFFGEMAHAVEQAASERGKMVLVGNTDYVAEREVHYLRAFLGMRVSGLILVSHALNDLAAAEIEAWDARVVLLHERPEAIDDVAVVTDDLGGARIAVRHLLEHGYPYVACMGGTAETPSVGDPVSDHVEGWRQAMAEAGISTEGRLFEAPYNRYDAYRVALDLLSGPDRPPAIFCSTDDQAIGLLRAARELRIDVPGELAVIGFDDIKEAALADPPMTTIASDRSAMARAAVDLVLDDGVRVTGTRRERLKQFPSRLVTRRSCGCA
- a CDS encoding MoaD/ThiS family protein — translated: MPKVTVRYWAAAKAAAGVDEEPFDADTLADALDAARARHPGELVRVLRRCSFLIDGDPVGTRAHETVRLADGGTVEVLPPFAGG
- a CDS encoding putative leader peptide, giving the protein MKRQADLTKRRAVDLCRVAAMLCRTL
- a CDS encoding LmeA family phospholipid-binding protein, with the protein product MRALRILLILVVVLGGLFVLADRLAVHFAEGEAADKLKTTEGLATTPDVSIKGFPFLTQLAGGSLDDVEVGMKDYEADTGTNGGTIRIDDLKADMKGVEFSGDYSSATATTASGTASIAYDELLKTAKSEETRVAPGLTAKVIGLSDGGGGKIKVTVEATVLGVKLKEPVSVLSTVAVEGDTVRVHADSLPDFRGVTAAENEVRTVTDFQQKIEGLPGGIQLDRVQAGKNGVEITVKGSNVRLAG